The Bacteroidales bacterium genome segment GATGCCAGAGGCTCTTCAGCAGAAGTCGATTACGTAATACAGATAGCAGATAAAGTGATACCCATAGAAGTAAAATCTGGGAACAATGCAAAACTGCGTTCTCTCCATCAATTTATGGAAAAAGCTTCCCATAATATTGCTATACGGACTTGGACAAATCCTTTTTCTATTGATGAAGTAACAACTCCAACCGGAAAAACGTTCAAGTTATATAATTTACCATATTATTATACAGGTCAGATAGATAAATTAGTGAATATATGAATTTACAATAAATAACAAAAAATAGATATGAATACAATTAAAATGGGAAATGAAGAATTTATTCTTTACATACGTAAATGGCATCCTAATTGTGAAATTACAAATGACAAATTAGGACGAAAAATCTGGGAATGGATCAAATATAACGACAAAACTGCGAGACAATTAAATAGAGAAGAATGTCCTTGGGGTAAAAATGCAAAAAATGTAAATAAGGAGGATATGCCCTATACTGCTACTCAATTTGAATTCGATAGGAATCTCCTGATTCGATTATATGATTATTTGGATTTTTTAGCAACAAATTAATACATTGATGTTATTAAGAACAAACCAACATTTTGATGATTCCTTTATTCATCATTTGGGCGTTGCTATTTTGATGCTGATTTTTTATTTTAACTGAGGTTGATCTAAAACTGCAGACGATTGGAGAGTTTTGGCTGCAATACAAGGATAGCATTTTTTGATTTATAGCTATTATGAAACTAATCTTGTTTGGGAACAATCTGGGAACAAATCTCTAAAAGAAAAAGTCTAACTGATTGATTTCTAATTAGACTTTTATATATCATGTACCCGGAACAAGGATCGAACTTGCACTTTCTTGCGAAAACTAGTCCCTGAAACTAGCGCGTCTACCAATTCCGCCATCCGGGCTTTCCGGCTTATTCGGAAAAGTATTGTGCCCAGGACAAGAGTCGAACTTGCACGCTCCAACGAGCACCACCCCCTCAAAGTGGCGTGTCTACCAATTTCACCACCTGGGCATTTACTTGGGATTGGGCTGCAAAGATATAAAAAAAATGAGAATTAAGAATTAAGAACTAAGAATTTATTTTGAGAATTGAAAATGTGGATAATAACAGTAAATTATGTTGTTTGATTTTATAAAAATAAGTAAATTTCAATTCATTTATAATTACTAATTCTTAGATAACAAGAAAATTATTTTCATTGCAATTGTCAATTATTAATTATAATCTATCTTTGTACTCAAAATTTACTAAATAATGACACTCGTATTTGATATTGGTAATAGTAATGTCGTCGCTAGTACATACTGTTTAGATACCGATAATAATTATCATTGGAAAGAATTAATGAGGGTTAAAACCGATTGTTCGAAACAGTATTTTGACTGGTTTTTTGATGTGAATTATTTCCTTAGTGATTATCCTGAAAAGGTTTCTCATGTATTAATTAGTTCTGTTGTTCCGAAATTAAATGAAATTTTTGAAAAAATTACTTTAGAGGTTTTTGCTTTACGGCCTATTTTTATCGACTATAAGCTTTATGGTAATCTGCCGATTAAAGTTATTCAACCGAGAATA includes the following:
- a CDS encoding DUF4143 domain-containing protein, encoding DARGSSAEVDYVIQIADKVIPIEVKSGNNAKLRSLHQFMEKASHNIAIRTWTNPFSIDEVTTPTGKTFKLYNLPYYYTGQIDKLVNI